Proteins found in one Alicyclobacillus cycloheptanicus genomic segment:
- a CDS encoding MDR family MFS transporter — MERTTNRRMVTVAMLVAILLVAIDVTVVSTAMPHIVRDLKGLSLYSWVFAIYTLTTCITTPIYGKLSDLLGRRVIFTTGVILFVIGSMLSGASQTMQQLVWFRAFQGIGAGAVMPVTFTIIGDLFPGEQRARMQGLFSAVWGVAGLIGPLIGGLFVDYSSWRWIFYINVPIGIISIILVLSFLHEKFEKKRHRVDVLGAVVFTISIGSLLYALLNGGGKYAWNSAVTYALFAGFVVFLVLFIVIERKSAEPMLPLSLFGNRTILVSNIFAFLISFVLMGGNVYLPMWIQTVLGHSATSSGLTLMPMSIAWPVGSTLAGRFMYRIGSKLTTMIGAVLVVAGTSWLLAVQLGSPYWYFVGLMIVIGLGMGYSVTPTTVMIQASVGWQMRGAATASNTFMRSLGQTVGITVFGAVFNRSILNDAATHFHGQVAGNILNLVNLPAAQIPPAVVTIVQQILVHGLHNVFVVTFSVAILALISASFLPLHKNAMKHQEAA; from the coding sequence ATGGAGAGAACGACGAACCGCAGGATGGTCACCGTCGCCATGCTGGTGGCGATTTTGCTCGTCGCGATTGATGTGACCGTCGTGAGTACGGCGATGCCGCATATCGTACGAGATTTGAAAGGACTCAGCTTATATAGTTGGGTGTTTGCGATTTATACACTTACGACCTGCATCACGACGCCGATTTACGGGAAGTTGTCCGACCTGCTGGGGCGGCGGGTGATTTTCACGACCGGCGTGATTCTGTTTGTTATCGGATCGATGCTGTCCGGCGCGTCGCAGACCATGCAGCAGTTGGTGTGGTTCCGGGCGTTCCAGGGGATTGGCGCTGGGGCCGTGATGCCCGTGACGTTCACCATTATCGGCGACCTATTTCCGGGGGAACAACGGGCGAGGATGCAAGGGTTGTTCAGCGCTGTCTGGGGTGTGGCTGGCCTGATTGGCCCGTTGATTGGCGGGCTGTTTGTCGATTACTCGTCGTGGCGGTGGATTTTCTACATCAACGTGCCCATTGGGATCATCTCCATCATCCTGGTGCTGTCGTTCCTGCATGAGAAATTCGAGAAAAAGAGGCACCGAGTGGACGTGCTTGGCGCAGTGGTGTTCACCATCTCCATCGGGTCTCTGCTGTACGCACTGCTCAACGGCGGCGGCAAGTATGCGTGGAACTCGGCCGTCACGTACGCGTTGTTTGCGGGTTTTGTGGTGTTCCTCGTCCTGTTTATCGTGATTGAACGCAAGTCGGCGGAGCCGATGCTCCCGTTGTCTTTGTTCGGCAATCGAACAATTCTGGTGTCGAATATCTTTGCGTTTCTCATCAGCTTTGTCCTGATGGGCGGAAACGTGTATCTGCCCATGTGGATTCAGACGGTGCTGGGGCACAGCGCGACCAGTTCGGGACTGACGTTGATGCCGATGTCGATCGCGTGGCCAGTCGGCTCCACGCTCGCCGGCCGCTTTATGTACCGAATTGGCTCCAAGCTGACGACAATGATTGGCGCGGTTCTGGTCGTGGCTGGAACGAGCTGGCTGTTGGCGGTGCAGCTCGGGTCGCCGTACTGGTACTTCGTCGGACTGATGATTGTCATTGGCCTTGGCATGGGGTATTCCGTCACGCCGACCACAGTCATGATTCAAGCCTCGGTCGGGTGGCAGATGCGCGGCGCGGCGACCGCGTCGAATACGTTCATGCGGAGTTTGGGACAGACCGTCGGGATCACGGTGTTTGGCGCCGTATTCAACCGCTCCATCTTGAACGATGCGGCGACGCACTTTCACGGACAAGTGGCTGGCAACATTCTCAACCTCGTCAACCTACCGGCTGCGCAAATTCCGCCCGCGGTTGTGACGATTGTCCAGCAGATCCTGGTTCACGGCCTGCACAACGTGTTTGTGGTCACGTTCAGCGTTGCCATCCTGGCGTTGATTTCTGCGTCGTTCCTGCCGTTGCACAAGAACGCGATGAAACATCAGGAAGCGGCTTGA
- a CDS encoding M3 family metallopeptidase, with protein sequence MVRRRQDVPEEQVWNLTDLFADEAAFDTAILEAEQALANLSNLAQTAATSADHLAAYMRARDNVIEQCSRIGSYAMLKFSEDGTDAANQALFGRARQLQQQAAQQLTEHRDALLKLPEETLRQFANAGGALAPYRLYLTELADSRPHVLSRDAEAALSAVGDLIAAPATLYRTVTGADMKFDSVPDEAGAEFAVTPFSVMVRAEASTDMAFRRRAYDALIAGLKPYHNTLAVSLSTEIQKNVALAKLRGYASTADMLLHESSPFGDPGDNVPVSFFERVLDVILKELSPHMQRYARLRSRVWGVEKLHFSDAKAPIAAGKEPVPFENAARLIPEAVAVMGDDYRKTIERAFTERWIYRGDNLGALQGAYCDWVPDVHPYVFAPYHDILYDVFILAHELGHAGHGALAYANQVQQNRSSSRLFVEAPSTFHEHLLAHHLRQTRGDAFRAEINCMQLLTFHHNFVTHLIEAELLRRLYQRAEAGQPLTAGVLDQTQTEILSEFWGDTVELDEGAGMTWMRQAHYYSGLYPYTYSVGLTASTVLASRLAKGEDVTRKWLEVLKLGGSKHALELFKMVDIDMDSEAPYREAIAYVGRLIDELEEIYA encoded by the coding sequence ATGGTCCGACGACGCCAGGATGTACCGGAAGAACAAGTGTGGAACCTGACAGACCTGTTTGCCGATGAAGCGGCATTCGATACGGCCATTCTCGAGGCCGAACAAGCGCTTGCTAACCTGTCCAATCTCGCGCAGACAGCTGCCACATCCGCAGATCACCTCGCCGCGTATATGAGGGCGCGCGACAACGTGATTGAGCAGTGTTCGCGCATTGGCTCGTACGCGATGCTCAAGTTCAGCGAAGATGGCACCGATGCGGCGAATCAGGCGTTGTTCGGACGCGCCAGGCAGTTGCAGCAACAGGCGGCGCAGCAGCTCACCGAGCACCGGGACGCACTCCTGAAACTGCCGGAAGAGACGCTTCGACAGTTCGCGAACGCCGGCGGTGCGCTGGCACCGTACCGGCTCTACTTGACGGAATTGGCAGACAGCCGGCCGCACGTCCTGTCCCGCGACGCGGAGGCGGCGCTGTCAGCGGTTGGCGACCTCATCGCTGCCCCCGCCACGCTGTACCGCACCGTGACAGGCGCGGATATGAAGTTTGACAGTGTACCCGACGAAGCAGGGGCGGAATTTGCCGTCACACCGTTCAGCGTCATGGTGCGTGCCGAAGCATCCACCGACATGGCGTTTCGGCGGCGGGCGTACGATGCACTCATCGCCGGACTCAAACCCTACCACAACACGCTTGCCGTGTCGTTGTCGACCGAGATCCAGAAAAACGTCGCCCTCGCCAAACTTCGCGGCTACGCATCGACCGCTGACATGCTGCTCCACGAATCCAGTCCGTTTGGCGATCCCGGCGATAATGTCCCGGTCTCCTTCTTCGAGCGGGTGCTGGACGTCATCCTCAAGGAACTCTCGCCCCACATGCAGCGCTATGCACGCTTGCGCAGCCGGGTGTGGGGTGTCGAAAAGCTCCACTTCAGCGACGCGAAAGCCCCGATTGCGGCGGGCAAGGAGCCTGTTCCGTTTGAGAACGCAGCCCGCCTCATCCCCGAAGCGGTCGCGGTGATGGGAGACGACTATCGCAAGACCATTGAACGCGCGTTCACGGAACGCTGGATTTACCGCGGCGACAACCTCGGTGCCCTGCAAGGCGCCTATTGCGACTGGGTCCCGGATGTTCACCCGTACGTGTTCGCGCCGTACCATGACATCTTGTACGATGTGTTCATCCTGGCACACGAACTTGGCCATGCTGGACACGGCGCCTTGGCATACGCCAACCAGGTACAGCAAAACCGTTCTTCCAGCCGTCTGTTTGTGGAAGCCCCGTCGACGTTCCACGAGCACCTGTTGGCGCATCACCTGAGACAAACGCGGGGCGACGCGTTCCGGGCAGAAATCAACTGTATGCAGCTCCTGACGTTCCATCACAACTTCGTCACACATCTCATTGAAGCCGAACTGCTGCGCCGCCTCTACCAACGTGCGGAAGCGGGTCAGCCGCTGACAGCGGGTGTCCTCGACCAGACCCAAACCGAAATTCTTTCGGAGTTCTGGGGGGACACGGTGGAATTGGACGAAGGGGCCGGTATGACCTGGATGCGGCAGGCGCACTACTACAGTGGCTTGTACCCATACACATACTCCGTCGGGCTGACGGCGTCAACGGTTCTCGCATCTCGGCTGGCAAAAGGCGAGGATGTCACCCGCAAGTGGCTGGAAGTCTTGAAACTTGGGGGCAGCAAGCACGCTCTGGAGTTGTTCAAAATGGTGGACATCGACATGGATTCCGAAGCGCCGTATCGCGAGGCCATTGCATACGTCGGCCGGTTGATCGACGAACTCGAAGAGATTTACGCGTGA
- a CDS encoding DUF3311 domain-containing protein → MKKGSKWWYVLALIPLIGTLFPSFYSSVTPTLWGVPFFYWYQMMWVIISAILTAIMYAALKNN, encoded by the coding sequence ATGAAAAAGGGCAGCAAGTGGTGGTATGTCTTGGCCCTCATTCCGCTGATTGGAACACTGTTCCCGTCTTTTTACTCGTCCGTCACGCCGACACTTTGGGGGGTCCCGTTCTTCTATTGGTACCAAATGATGTGGGTCATCATTAGTGCCATCCTCACTGCAATCATGTATGCAGCGTTGAAAAACAACTAA
- a CDS encoding ABC transporter substrate-binding protein: MKGKKASVLAPVMLTALAGTVIVGCGTGNQAASNGTSKTGSQGSGGTLKIIMWVNPPAVNAVKKIDAEFEKKYGIKVDLQTMANDTTGYQTLQQTAVQAGTADIMAIQPFDPMPANMSSSNLSKTQEWAVNNVFMPLNGQPWLSKFNTKDLQAAAYNGKDYGLVTGVYQTGIFYNKEIFQKYGLQVPTTYDQFINVCKTLEAHHITPVWTGISGGATFYLEFMMFPLMQDLISPSLGSTDLSDALATGKVKWTDPRMVTALEEEKTIASNYLEDNYAGQNWQQMPGDFASGKAAMLLDGSWDISSVLQANPKMQIGYFPLPGSNTAADNQPVSNADLTWVVLNNSKNKTLAEKWLSFFATPSIYSQYVDATGISPSESGSYTSATAKIMGKWFGQGRLIQQTPNFLLPSGPYDLQPTNFWNEQLKMLEGGISPAALAQEYQNAQNQVSQ; encoded by the coding sequence ATGAAAGGAAAGAAAGCGAGTGTGCTGGCACCCGTCATGCTGACGGCGTTGGCGGGTACGGTCATTGTGGGCTGTGGGACAGGGAACCAGGCAGCATCGAACGGTACATCGAAGACGGGTTCCCAAGGCAGCGGGGGAACCCTCAAAATCATCATGTGGGTCAATCCACCGGCCGTGAACGCTGTCAAAAAAATTGACGCGGAATTCGAGAAAAAGTACGGCATCAAAGTGGACCTGCAGACGATGGCGAACGACACGACTGGTTATCAAACCCTGCAGCAGACGGCCGTCCAGGCAGGCACGGCAGATATCATGGCGATTCAGCCGTTTGATCCGATGCCGGCCAACATGAGCAGCAGCAACCTGTCCAAGACGCAGGAATGGGCAGTCAACAACGTGTTCATGCCGCTCAATGGGCAGCCTTGGCTGTCCAAGTTCAACACGAAGGACTTGCAGGCCGCTGCGTATAACGGAAAAGACTATGGCCTTGTGACTGGCGTCTACCAAACTGGAATCTTCTACAACAAGGAAATTTTCCAAAAATACGGACTCCAGGTTCCCACCACGTACGATCAATTTATCAACGTTTGCAAGACGTTGGAAGCCCACCATATCACGCCGGTGTGGACGGGCATTTCCGGGGGTGCGACCTTCTACCTTGAGTTCATGATGTTCCCGCTCATGCAGGATTTGATTTCACCGAGCTTGGGCAGCACGGATTTGAGCGATGCGTTGGCCACGGGCAAGGTCAAATGGACCGACCCTCGGATGGTGACCGCTCTGGAAGAGGAAAAGACGATTGCCTCAAACTATCTGGAAGACAACTATGCGGGTCAAAACTGGCAGCAAATGCCCGGCGACTTTGCTTCTGGCAAGGCAGCGATGCTGCTGGACGGGTCCTGGGACATTTCATCCGTGCTGCAGGCCAATCCCAAGATGCAGATTGGCTACTTCCCGCTTCCCGGTTCGAATACAGCGGCTGACAACCAGCCGGTGTCCAACGCCGACCTGACATGGGTTGTCTTGAACAACAGCAAGAATAAGACACTGGCTGAAAAGTGGCTGTCCTTTTTTGCAACCCCTTCGATTTACAGTCAGTACGTGGACGCCACGGGTATTTCTCCAAGCGAAAGCGGGTCGTACACCAGCGCGACCGCCAAGATTATGGGGAAGTGGTTCGGCCAGGGTCGACTGATTCAGCAGACTCCCAATTTCCTCTTGCCCAGTGGTCCATATGACTTGCAGCCCACGAACTTCTGGAACGAGCAGTTAAAGATGCTCGAGGGCGGAATTTCACCAGCAGCTCTGGCACAGGAGTATCAGAACGCGCAAAACCAAGTGTCGCAATAA
- a CDS encoding carbohydrate ABC transporter permease: MNNVFGGRQRSLIYLTMAPGLLVFLLFGVIPSVATLVISFTDYLAIPGVPTHFVGFANYIQLFVSNAAGLKESLLDTLMFAGGVTIFQNLIALWLANALTKKFPGVRLFRTLVFMPIVLGVTVIGLMWSLLLAPSGGPAAALLGLFGTSSAFFGSSKLAMPLVIFVQIWANLGFTTVVYIAGIHTVPRELDEAAKIDGASGWKRFWRVTFPMIAPSVTVNVILAAAGSLRTYDLIYVLTDGANHTNTLGMYMFNTAFQGSGDLGLGAAIGMLQFIITIIVVFALQRYLTHREEAMSS; the protein is encoded by the coding sequence TTGAACAACGTATTCGGTGGACGGCAGAGATCGCTGATTTACCTGACCATGGCGCCCGGGCTCCTTGTTTTCCTGCTGTTCGGTGTGATTCCATCTGTGGCGACCTTGGTGATTTCCTTCACAGATTATTTGGCGATCCCGGGTGTGCCCACACACTTTGTCGGATTTGCGAACTATATTCAACTGTTTGTGAGCAACGCGGCGGGCCTGAAGGAATCGCTGCTGGACACGCTGATGTTCGCAGGGGGCGTCACCATTTTTCAAAATCTGATTGCTCTGTGGCTGGCCAATGCGCTGACCAAGAAATTTCCCGGTGTCCGGCTGTTCCGTACGCTGGTGTTTATGCCCATCGTCCTCGGTGTGACCGTCATCGGCCTGATGTGGTCCTTGCTCCTGGCGCCGTCCGGAGGACCAGCGGCTGCGCTGCTCGGGCTGTTTGGAACCTCCTCGGCGTTTTTTGGTTCCAGCAAACTGGCCATGCCGCTCGTGATTTTCGTTCAAATATGGGCGAACCTCGGCTTCACGACGGTTGTTTACATAGCAGGCATCCACACCGTACCTCGTGAGTTGGATGAGGCGGCCAAAATCGATGGCGCTTCTGGCTGGAAGCGATTTTGGCGTGTCACCTTCCCCATGATCGCGCCGAGCGTCACTGTGAACGTCATTCTGGCGGCGGCAGGGTCGCTGCGCACGTATGACCTGATTTACGTCCTGACGGACGGAGCGAACCATACGAATACCCTCGGAATGTACATGTTCAACACTGCATTTCAGGGGTCAGGCGACCTGGGGCTGGGGGCCGCCATCGGCATGCTGCAGTTCATCATCACCATCATCGTTGTCTTTGCCCTGCAGCGATACCTGACGCACAGGGAGGAGGCGATGTCATCGTGA
- a CDS encoding ABC transporter ATP-binding protein gives MARVRLQHVVKHYTANVPVVKDFHLDIEDQEFVVFVGPSGCGKTTTLRMIAGLETVTAGDIFIGEKRVNDVPPKDRDIAMVFQNYALYPHMTVYQNMAFGLKLRKLPKHEIDRRVHEAAQILDIEHLLDRRPKALSGGQRQRVALGRAIVREPQVFLMDEPLSNLDAKLRVQMRAEIRKLHQRIETTMIYVTHDQVEAMTMGDRIVVMNDGVIQQCDTPAEVYHHPANLFVAGFIGSPGMNFVRGELREESGKLYFMGDGLKLMVPERRRASIASPDGGGAGSRSVVLGVRPEDIQHAEAVKPTDAQALLSAQVEVAEHMGSEIYLHVVVGHAAMVARINPRFHYVPGDRVELVLDMHRVHLFDGETGMALPGAHT, from the coding sequence ATGGCACGCGTACGACTGCAGCATGTGGTCAAGCACTACACGGCAAACGTACCAGTCGTTAAAGATTTTCACCTGGATATCGAAGATCAAGAGTTCGTGGTCTTTGTAGGCCCGTCCGGATGTGGCAAGACAACGACCCTGCGCATGATTGCTGGACTGGAGACGGTCACTGCAGGGGACATCTTCATCGGGGAGAAAAGAGTGAATGACGTGCCTCCGAAAGATCGCGACATCGCCATGGTGTTCCAGAACTATGCGCTGTACCCGCACATGACGGTGTATCAAAACATGGCGTTTGGGTTGAAGCTGCGAAAGCTTCCGAAGCACGAAATCGACAGGCGGGTCCATGAAGCTGCGCAAATTCTCGATATCGAGCACCTGCTGGATCGCCGGCCGAAGGCCCTGTCAGGCGGGCAGCGGCAGCGTGTCGCCTTGGGCCGCGCGATTGTGCGAGAACCCCAAGTCTTTCTCATGGATGAACCCCTGTCCAATCTCGACGCGAAACTGCGTGTGCAAATGCGGGCTGAGATTCGCAAGTTGCATCAACGGATTGAGACGACGATGATTTACGTCACGCACGACCAGGTCGAGGCGATGACGATGGGAGACCGTATCGTGGTGATGAACGACGGCGTGATCCAACAGTGTGATACGCCTGCGGAGGTGTATCATCACCCTGCCAACCTGTTCGTGGCGGGGTTCATTGGCTCACCTGGGATGAACTTCGTCCGCGGCGAATTGCGCGAGGAATCCGGCAAGCTGTACTTTATGGGGGACGGGCTGAAACTGATGGTGCCTGAACGCCGCCGTGCGTCCATTGCGTCGCCCGATGGAGGCGGGGCCGGATCGCGATCTGTCGTGCTGGGTGTTCGTCCGGAGGACATCCAACATGCGGAAGCCGTGAAGCCGACCGATGCACAAGCGCTTCTGTCCGCGCAGGTGGAAGTGGCAGAACATATGGGGTCGGAAATTTATCTGCACGTCGTCGTGGGTCACGCTGCGATGGTGGCCCGCATCAATCCCCGCTTTCACTACGTGCCAGGGGACAGGGTCGAGTTGGTGCTGGACATGCATCGCGTTCATTTGTTTGATGGAGAAACGGGGATGGCCCTCCCCGGAGCGCACACATAG
- a CDS encoding carbohydrate ABC transporter permease — protein sequence MRSSQDKLEKNWVTLLIVVGLVVVVFYFGPLLYVVNISLQSQQQFLTHAMSIPHPFEWSNFVQAWQQASMGAYFLNSILYTIIPTIVALMLSVCLAFPISRRYIHASRKIHALLTSGLFFPVAYIPLFIEARMLHLYDNRPGYMILHLQDAMVFGFFLFVGYFRTIPRELDESAVIDGCNYIRYLATIISPLAKPAFATMGIYAAIQIWNDLIGPVVFLATPSLFPLSRGLFVFYGTNAGEWTLLAAGVLIAAAPLVIAFLLLQRYFIEGATAGALKS from the coding sequence GTGAGGTCTTCGCAAGACAAACTGGAAAAGAACTGGGTCACGTTGTTGATTGTGGTCGGGCTGGTCGTGGTGGTCTTCTATTTTGGGCCCCTCTTGTACGTGGTGAACATCTCTCTGCAGAGCCAGCAGCAATTCTTAACGCATGCGATGTCCATTCCACACCCATTTGAGTGGTCCAATTTTGTGCAGGCGTGGCAGCAGGCCTCGATGGGTGCGTATTTTCTGAACTCCATCCTGTATACCATCATCCCGACCATCGTCGCGCTCATGCTGAGTGTTTGTCTTGCGTTTCCAATCTCCCGGAGGTACATCCATGCGTCCAGGAAAATTCATGCACTGCTCACGTCCGGGTTGTTTTTTCCCGTCGCCTACATTCCGCTCTTCATTGAAGCTCGCATGCTGCATTTGTACGACAATCGGCCAGGGTACATGATTTTGCACCTCCAGGATGCGATGGTCTTTGGCTTCTTCCTGTTTGTCGGCTACTTTCGCACGATTCCGAGGGAACTGGATGAGAGTGCCGTCATCGACGGCTGCAACTATATTCGATACCTGGCCACCATCATTTCCCCTTTGGCGAAACCGGCCTTTGCCACGATGGGGATTTACGCGGCGATTCAAATCTGGAACGACCTGATTGGGCCGGTTGTCTTTCTGGCGACGCCCAGTTTGTTTCCGCTGTCGAGAGGATTGTTTGTGTTTTACGGAACGAACGCGGGGGAGTGGACATTGCTCGCCGCAGGCGTACTCATCGCCGCGGCTCCGCTGGTCATTGCCTTCCTGCTTTTGCAGCGCTACTTCATTGAGGGTGCGACCGCTGGTGCGCTCAAGTCGTAA
- the mctP gene encoding monocarboxylate uptake permease MctP, with product MNWTALVIFIIFFLLVTVLGFVAARWRKADLNHLEEWGLAGRKFGTLITWFLVGGDLYTAYTFIAVPALMYGAGALGFYAVPYTIIIYPIFFAILPRFWSVAKKHGYVTASDFIEGRFGDKTLALAIAVTGIVATMPYIALQLTGMQAVLAAMGLGGDWPLIIAFVILALYTYTSGLRAPAMIAVVKDLMIYITVIVAIIVIPMKLHGFGHIFSAASAALATHTPPGAPVATPSMYAPYATLALGSALALFLYPHSLTGILSSSSRRVIKRNMALLPAYSFALGIIALLGFMALAAGIVTKNTSAAVPLLFLKEFPSWFAGFGFAAIAIGALVPAAIMSIAASNLFTRNIYKAYFNKSASPQNEAKVAKFVSLIVKVGALVFILGFPQQYAISMQQVGGILVLQTLPAIIFGLYTRWFHRRALLLGWAVGILYGIYMWGTTGYKSTTYALHIFGQTWAGYAGIWALIVNVLVTVVFTLIFQAVKLGQGTDATSASDYSIEPSA from the coding sequence ATGAATTGGACAGCGCTCGTCATCTTCATCATTTTCTTTCTTCTGGTCACCGTACTTGGCTTCGTGGCCGCACGTTGGCGAAAGGCCGATTTAAATCACCTGGAAGAGTGGGGACTTGCCGGACGCAAATTTGGAACACTCATCACATGGTTCCTGGTCGGCGGCGACTTGTACACGGCCTATACGTTCATCGCAGTGCCCGCGCTCATGTACGGCGCCGGGGCGCTTGGTTTTTACGCCGTTCCGTACACCATCATTATTTACCCCATCTTCTTTGCGATTCTCCCGCGTTTCTGGTCCGTGGCCAAGAAACACGGCTACGTGACCGCATCCGACTTTATTGAAGGGCGATTCGGGGACAAGACCCTGGCACTCGCCATCGCGGTGACAGGCATCGTCGCAACCATGCCTTACATCGCGCTGCAATTGACCGGTATGCAGGCGGTCCTGGCCGCCATGGGACTGGGCGGCGACTGGCCGCTGATTATCGCGTTTGTCATCCTGGCCCTCTATACGTATACCAGCGGACTGCGGGCGCCGGCGATGATCGCCGTTGTGAAGGATTTGATGATTTACATCACGGTCATCGTGGCCATCATCGTGATCCCGATGAAACTTCACGGGTTTGGCCACATTTTCTCAGCCGCCAGCGCCGCGCTGGCAACCCATACGCCTCCCGGCGCACCGGTGGCAACGCCGTCCATGTATGCGCCTTATGCAACACTGGCATTGGGTTCCGCGTTGGCACTGTTCCTGTATCCGCACTCGTTGACCGGCATCTTGAGTTCCAGCAGCCGCAGAGTCATCAAGCGGAACATGGCTTTGCTGCCGGCCTATTCCTTTGCGCTTGGCATCATTGCACTGCTTGGATTCATGGCGCTGGCCGCAGGGATTGTGACCAAAAACACGTCTGCCGCTGTGCCGCTGTTGTTCTTGAAGGAGTTCCCAAGCTGGTTCGCTGGATTCGGATTCGCCGCCATCGCCATTGGCGCCCTGGTTCCGGCCGCCATCATGTCCATCGCGGCGTCGAACCTGTTTACGCGGAACATTTACAAAGCGTACTTCAACAAATCTGCTTCGCCGCAAAACGAAGCAAAGGTTGCCAAGTTCGTCTCTTTGATTGTCAAGGTCGGCGCGCTGGTGTTCATTCTCGGATTCCCGCAGCAGTACGCCATCAGCATGCAGCAGGTCGGCGGCATCCTCGTGCTGCAGACACTGCCGGCGATCATCTTCGGCCTGTATACGCGGTGGTTCCACCGTCGGGCGCTGCTGCTCGGATGGGCGGTTGGTATCCTCTACGGCATCTACATGTGGGGTACAACCGGGTACAAGTCGACCACGTACGCGCTGCACATCTTTGGTCAGACCTGGGCGGGGTACGCTGGCATCTGGGCGCTCATTGTAAACGTCCTGGTGACGGTCGTGTTCACACTCATCTTCCAGGCCGTCAAGCTGGGCCAAGGAACGGACGCGACATCGGCAAGCGACTATTCCATCGAACCGAGCGCCTGA
- a CDS encoding DUF4190 domain-containing protein — translation MDWTPENEARMGEQTTEGQPASVPEQEPSPAQVQTGSGSPSQPHPQVGDVTQPPADGKAVASLITGIASLVLWWIPFLGFGAGAAAIVLGSITLAKKQPGKGMSIAGVICGGVGVLGTVLFWAVIVVVLILGTNSPNLNGTPLNTVTL, via the coding sequence TTGGACTGGACACCAGAAAATGAGGCTCGAATGGGCGAACAAACGACCGAGGGTCAACCCGCATCTGTACCAGAACAGGAACCCAGCCCAGCACAGGTGCAGACTGGCTCCGGCTCCCCGTCTCAACCGCACCCCCAAGTCGGGGATGTGACACAGCCCCCCGCGGATGGAAAGGCCGTCGCTTCCCTCATCACCGGGATCGCCAGTTTGGTCCTGTGGTGGATTCCGTTTCTCGGCTTTGGTGCAGGTGCGGCGGCGATTGTGCTTGGGTCCATCACACTCGCCAAGAAGCAGCCCGGCAAAGGCATGAGCATCGCAGGGGTCATCTGCGGCGGTGTCGGCGTCCTGGGTACCGTGCTCTTTTGGGCGGTGATTGTGGTGGTCCTGATACTCGGCACGAACAGTCCCAACCTAAACGGAACGCCCCTGAACACCGTAACCCTGTAA
- a CDS encoding PaaI family thioesterase, whose amino-acid sequence MKARAENTLIHQLDIKYVEFHRDRVVLTMPVGPKTWQPAGILHGGASVALAETAASLATALNIDLTKFSPVGMEINANHLRSKRDGVVTATATPLHKGRTTMVWDIKVTDEAGKLICVSRCTMAVIPNQ is encoded by the coding sequence ATGAAGGCGCGTGCAGAAAACACACTCATCCATCAGCTCGATATCAAATATGTAGAGTTCCATCGTGATCGGGTCGTTCTGACCATGCCAGTGGGGCCAAAGACGTGGCAGCCTGCGGGCATTTTGCATGGAGGGGCATCGGTGGCGTTGGCGGAGACCGCGGCGTCGTTAGCGACAGCGCTCAATATTGACTTGACGAAATTCAGTCCCGTCGGCATGGAGATTAATGCGAACCACCTCCGCAGCAAACGAGATGGTGTCGTCACGGCAACAGCGACGCCGCTTCACAAAGGACGCACGACCATGGTTTGGGATATCAAGGTGACGGATGAAGCGGGGAAGTTGATTTGTGTCTCGCGGTGTACGATGGCGGTGATTCCGAACCAGTAA